Part of the Drosophila kikkawai strain 14028-0561.14 chromosome 3L, DkikHiC1v2, whole genome shotgun sequence genome is shown below.
atacatacatacatacaaacataTGTATGAAGGGGTAAAATCATAAAGCTGCCATACGAGCGATCGGTCAATTTAAATCAGATAAGAACTAAAActcttgaatttattaattggAAACGTGATAATGAATCGGATTTTACATACAGCTGGCTTAAACCTACAAATGTACATTCATGTgttgtacatatgtataatgtaaatatatgtctatgtatgtacatacatttgtacatacatatatatatagctacgtatgtatgtacatatgtatgtatataattctAAACTTGGCAACCAACCAATAAGCCAAAAGTGCACGGTAGGTGACAAGGGCGAACAAATTTATACATGagctatatacatacatatgtacataaatacatatggatTTGTGAACACGAATGCATCGGCTACTGAAAACCATAGAAGAACGCGTCAACGGATTTTTGTATTACActcattttcttgttttgttcttTCTTGTGTTCCgtgcgtgtgagtgtgtgcgtgtgtgtatgtgggcAAATGTGTGTATTAGCGTTGGAGCTGCTTTTCGCTCGCTTTTACTTTCCGTGGTTTGTGATTGCAATTAAACGCCGTTTTTCCATTCGAGCGCGAGCGAGAGAACGTCTCTCTGGAATGGAATAAAGAGAACGCCTGCGACCAGGCCTGGAACAACGTCGACGTCTGGGCCCGACTTGCAGATATCGGTTCAGTGGAGCAGCGACGCCGGCGCAGATAACGGGAACACTGCTGGCTAGGCAAGTCAACAGCCAGAGAGGGTGAGAGAGCGCGGAGAGGACCGAGCTGGCTCTCATGTCGAGTGCGCGTGATTTTCTGGCTCTGAAATGCGGGCTTGATCCCAACAGCGCAGCCGGCAGTGTCGTTGTCGCAGCGTCGCTCTGCTTGTGGCGGTGgttgttattttttggttttggtttttagttGCTGTTTAAACCTGGTCGTGAGAGGGTAGCAGCCCCGTTTTCAGACGTTTCGTCACCCCGTGATCCCCAGAAAGAAAGCAAGAGTGAAGGCATAACGGTCGATAGTGCAGTGCAGTGACATCGGAGCCCAGCACCTCCAGCGCATCCTGATGGCCCCCGTGAgcgccgccgctgccgttTCCTCGCCTACCGCCACCCACTCGCTTCAGGACATGAGTGCAGCCGCTGCGGCCATCGCGCTAGACATGAAGCCACGGGGCGAGTGCCATCCTTTGCTATCCAGCGCCGCCCTGCCCTCTCAGAAGATCAAGAAACGTACGCActtatttatagttttcaaCCCCATAGGAAAAGGCAGTATTCATTCCACAGTCTCATGccaataatgaaattaaataagatcCATAGACTGAAGTTCCTATATTACTTTTACAATTATAAAAAGTCGACCAGAAccattttgatatttttgttttaaaatatttatgaatactACAAAATTTCGATGAATTTTTTCATTGCAAATATTAATCTTTGCACAACTTTTATTAGAAATTCCAGTCAACATTTTATAcactttaaatttgtttaattaaatttaaatagcggtacgaaaaatattttgtttttagaatttgtattatattcgtaaaacaaaaaaatttcagATTGGATAAACACGtatcgtatatattttttgcttccAAAAAATTGCTATTATTTACACTTATTGTTGGATTTTCTTCGATAATTATTGGAGAAAATTCTACGTAAAACttctttataatataaatacaataatatgGATTATGTGAAAGTTATGACAGAAGAATATTTTTGTTGCATATCTGTTTTACAGTGGTGCGCCGCAACGCCTCCGACAAGCTGAAGCTCATCCAGATGGTCCACGATAATCCAATCCTCTGGGACTCCCGCCTGCCAAATTTCAAGGGTGCCGAGGAGGAGAAAAGCCGCGCCTGGGAGCATATTGGACGCGAGTTCAACGCCCCCGGCCGCCGCGTAGCACGGGCCTTTAAGTCCCTTCGCGAGTCCTACCGCAGGGAGCTGGCCCATGTAAAGCTGATGGGCAACGGGTTTAAGCCCAAGTGGAGCCTCTACGAAGCCATGGATTTCCTACGGGATGTCATCAGGGAGAGAAAGTGAGTACAACGATCGCatgaaatttattataattttttttttacttatcctcatttaaatacttattttaCGAATTAGAAAAGAACAGTTTCTCTCATTCGATTATTTTAGAAATCGAGCAAATGTGCTTCTAAAAAAATACCTCATTTGCAAACCAATTAACTTAGATTTTACAAAAAAGGGTAGAGGCCAGGCaagaaaatttgtttacatatcGTCCATGTAGCTTGCTTCGAAGGTGTACACAAAGAATTGTACTTCGAAAtcaagctttttttattaaagttacCGTACACACTACTCCCATGGGTTATTCATGTCAGGGAAACATTTGCTACTAATATTACATTGCGTTCGATAAGCAACCATCGATCGAGTCATAAGTGACGGTCAAAGTGCAGCTCAATGAATGTTATGATTAATAAATAGCCTTTTGGGCTCTTTCTGGGGCTTTGTGCATGGAATTGAAGACAGTAATTTTAGCTTTTGACATATCTTCCTGTTGTTGTGCAGAATTCGGTAGAAGTTCTTGTTGTTTACATAAAATGTTTTCTGTATTCAGCACCAGTGCAGCTCAATtttctttagatttttaatGAGTATGTCGAAGAATCTTATCATCTTAGGGATTGAGAGGCTTTTCGCATAAAGTTAAAACACAAATTCCTTAAAGCGATCTAAgctcaaattttatttaactaaaaatgaaaaagaaaaacgtaCACAAGTTTATTTTGGATTTGGCACAGTTTGAAACCAGGGTGCAAAAAATTACGGTGGTTAGTAATATTGCAGTGCAATCGTCagatcaaatatatttattacatgCATATTTCTGTGTGCGAAATAAACAAGATCCGCGTGTAAAGGATATATAAGAATGCTGTCATCCAATTTTGCAGCCCTTGCTCTTAGTCTCTGAAATCTGATGTTTCTTACGGACAGATTGACATGGTTAAATCGCCGCCTAATGAagttgatcaagaatatatatattttatgtggtCGGAGATTGCTTCCTGTGAGCTGCGGCGGATATCAAGTCCCTCTTGGCCCTGTCGATTTGCATAAATGCGCAGGAACTCTAACAAATCTCAGCCCTGTTGTCTGAGAAAAACATCTGCCCAGAGAAAAACAACTACAAAAACAACGCACAAGGGCATATGGACACTGGAAAGCGGTAATGTGGAAAAAACCAATGCGAACAAAGGAATGACCGCGCTCGAGACCCGCAAATGGTCTGAGTCGAGAGTCTGCCCCCGACCAATGTTCTGGCTCATATGGAGCCGTACCCGCTCTCTGCGCCTATGTATGAGTGTGTTGTactttatgtacatatttatatgaaaTAAGGCCATTTCCTTTCAATTGACTGTACCCACATGGGCAACAAGCAGTCGACGGCCCCGACACATGCctgctggtgtgtgtgtgtacgtatatatttaaatttttattatttcgagCTGATAACAGACATCGCAACGGGCCCGGCCATTCGGACAGCGCTTGAGCCGTAGCCGGAGCCATTGCCATAGCCATAGCCATAAAACAGATCTCGCCAAGCGGCGAATATTATACAGCGGTGCGGCATCATCGCCACTtgaaccaaaaacaaaattgagGGAAGCTGCGAACGCAGGCGTTCTGACGGAGAAGGGCGAGGCGGCGAGAGAGCGATAAATTAATGAGAGCACTACAAAATGACAATCAGCAAAGAATACGGACCGCGACTTGCGAGTGGACCAAGTTTAGAacagagagcgggagcgaatTGAGTGAGTGCAAGACATTGTGAGAGGGATAGGGGAGAATGTGTCTGCCTGAGCAATTGAACGTAGCGCTTGGCTCGGCTTCAGACGGGGTTAAAAATATGATTACGACCATTAGCTAGCTTCATCAGTCTGGGCTAAGGGGTTGCTCCGTCGCTGCTTGCGCCTCTGCCTTTGCAGCCGTTTTGGGTCTCCCCTCACCATTCATCGTTTTGCTCCTCTCTCGATCTGGTAcccacacaggcacacacacgaaAGAGAGCCCATGGGTGTGTGTGAATGTATGCTGAGCTGGTCTGTGTCACGCTTATGATTTAATAAGCAAATGAGCTGCGAAATTGATGAAATTGTTGCGCACCCCTTATTCCCGAACACCCCTTACCATTCACTGGCCAAGTCCAGCACCACGCCCAAAAATCATCGCTTCGGACTAATTCCACCAATGCGTCACCAAGAGCAGTGGCATGTTGGAGCTCAGGGTCCTACcgaatacatacatacatatgtatgcatgtaAGAGTCAAGcctatcaataaataattactcACAATAACGAAATCCCATATTTTAAGCCaactaaaaatgttttgtGCAAACCAGGGATcgcaaataagagttatgaaaaagtaaaaattaacatatatGTAACTATAaagatataatttaaaagattggcatatataattaatctaattttaatacctttcgtttgagtatatatttagtttttttaaatattaaattcagtatGCACATTTGTTATCATAAAAAGTTGCAAATAACTTTTTCCCTATTTAAGATTAAAGCCTTTTGGACTTTGTTATGATCGATTTCAATTTCGGCCCCTGGAtacaattgcaaactgcaagggtattaaATCTTTGGCCACCCGAAGTTAGGTTCTTTCTTGTTGTTTATTGAATCAGTAAATATTCGTCTTTTGTCCCAAATCATGATCTTGTTATGTAGGTTTGGCCACAAACAAAATCACCATTTCGATAAGCATATGTATATCAAATACACAGCCGCAGACTAGGAAAATGGCTTCAGAGCTAAGCCTTAgcggaaacaaatattgatAAGCCCAGCGActcaaaaccaaaaagaaaccaaacCAATTAAGGGACCTCAGGAGCCGCAAACAAGCAGATACATTCCCGATTGTGGATCATGTGAAAATGCATTTGAATGTGATTAGTCCTGAGAGAGAAGAGTATCGGCTTTCGAATTTCCCAGTTGTCAACTACCTGCGACGGCTTCGTCGCTAGCGGGAGGGATGATAGCCAAGTCAAATGGGCCAAGCTGCGTCATTTGGCGAACTCCCTTTTAACACAGATGGGGAAGGCCAAGAATAGCAACGTTCAGTCGTGTTCGGGGATAGGCAGCTGCATTGTCTGGGAAATGCTCTTGAAACTTGAGACGAAGGGACAGGAAACGGGTCCCGAACCagggaaattaaaattctttttatgCTCTTCTTGCATTCTGTCTAACTTGcctttggtttttgtttgaaCACGTTTTATAAGGAGTGGTGTGTGAATAATTTGAGATCAAAACATTTTCCAAAACGTCTAATCGCTACATTTACCTTTGCTTGGACTTTCGATCTTAGTTTTGTGAATAAACGAGTTATACGTTTGTAGAgggtaaaatgtttttatttagatgTTCAGCAACGCGGTAAAGAAGACTTATCCCGCTTCAACGTGCAACTGTATATATGGGAAAACCGTTGAAATTCCTTACTGCTGTTTCCCAAGTTAAAACACATTGTACACAAAAAAGAGACTACAAATTTTTagataaatgaaaaaaatagtaaataaaaactcCAATAGCTTTGTGAATCcaaaatttaaagtaatatCGGTCGAATATCGTATATGGTATGGCTTTTATAGCAACGGCTAGTTTAAAGTTCAATGGAATGTAAACTTCGACTTTCTAAAAATAGCTTTATAatctattaatttattttttacagagCATTAAGGTGTCAAAACTCCTAAGCTTtcagaaatataattataccATATATGTATACCGTTGGGTAAAAGGGTATTATAAATATCAGCCGCCCACATACAATCTTTTTGGTATCGGGTATTTCACAGTCAAGCGAACTCGACCAAAAACATTAGGTCGAGATTTTTTTTGAGATTGTCACAAACTAAAACGATATAAGATAATAGTGACAACGGCACCTAGAacgaaatttataaaataaaatagttataaaacaataataaaataataaaatatttaactagtTTTTGACACGTTAAgaaacgaaaacaaataattatgaGTATTACATAAGTAACTCAAAATAATGTATATTAATTTTGATCATTTCAGGGGAGCTGCGCATGCCACCGATCTCAGCTTGAGCGCGTACGCTCAAttgcataataataataacaatattaataataacacCCAATGCGTCGTGGGAGCAACCGGAAAATCAACGGGCCTGAAGGTCTCATCGTCCTTTACCGAGTCAGCTGCAGCGCTCAATCTCTCTAAGTGCTCATCGCTGAATGTGAGCGGCGACGACTACTACTGCGATTATTACGTGAAGCCAGAGCTGGATCTCTCGGCGGGGGGCggcgccggcagcagcagcagtgccaGTAGCTCTGGTGGAGGAAGCGGCATACCACCCACTTTGCCGCTTCCCGCCCATCAGCACCAGGCGCCCAACGACAGCCGGGTCAGCTCGACACGTAACGAGCACCAACGCCATCAGCGTAATTATGAGGACATGGATGCCAGCTCACTGCGCAGCGGGGATGAGGACGCCGGCCACGGATCTGACGCAGTGGAGGAACTGGACGCTATAGACGCTGACTTTCCCTATCCCCTCATTCTTGATTCTAACTCGCCGGTGGGTACCAATGCCGTCGACGAGGTGGGCCTATCTTGCAAGCGGCGTCGCAACGGCGACCAGGACGGCCTGGAGGACGGAGATGCTGATGCTATAGCCGATGGGGACGACTACGAGGATCAAATGTTGCAGCAACACAGACACTTACGCCAACAGCAGAGCTCTGCTGTCCCAGAAGGGTTGGATCTGCCACCACCGCAAACTGTACGCGAGGTCCTCAACTCCAAGTTCTGCGGATTCATCTCGGCAAAACTGAACAGCATGGAGGATTCAGAGGCGGACAACCTAATGAACCGTATCCTCCTGTTGCTCGTGCAAATGCAACAGTGCGAGGGGGCTGCCAAGTAAGGAGCCCGTCGAAAAGTTGGCCGAATGCTCTGGGTGTAGTTTTAACAGCCAAGAAAGGCGCATCATCCTTGATGCAGCTGCTCAAAGCAAAAAATTGTGGACAATTTTCTACCATAACCCTTGCCATATAATATGTGTAAACCTACTTGCCAATACCAAATCAGTGCCATACCAAAAACATCAAAGAAGCAACTATAAAAATGGttaaatcaatataaaaaattccTCTGCTCTCATTTACAACAAAGAACTTATACTTTAAGAAAagacaacaaatataattagaaaATGTAAGAGATTAAGTATACTACGAGGTAAATGTTAATTTCGTTTTAGGTCGATCAACCGTAGATCAGTCATACATTAATGGCTAAACGCCTCATCACATGAACTATACTTTTACAACGAACACACTATGTATGCTGATCATCTCGAGGATCTTATTAGATTTAAGAACTAAACCAATACAAATTGTTTCGAATAAAGGAAAAAGATTTTTTGTGGTTAGTTTTATATTGAAATGTAAAACGGCGTTTAAAATCcgttatgaaaatgtataataatcGATATAAACGGCCGtactttttgaaaaaaaaaaacggctaaattaaattcaatttgaaataAACTACAAAAACTGGTTAGATATGTTTTTAATCTGCCTCAAATGAACtgattaaaatgtttataccttttatacccttgcagggtattataatttcagtcagatgtttgcaaagcagtgaaggagacctttccgaccctataaagtatatatattcttgatcagcttcaacagccgagtcgatctacccatgtccgtctgtccgttccTACGCAATCTAGTCCCTCAGTCTTTAAGCTATGTAAATGAACCTTTTcatatagtcttctgaatACTCTCACTGCAATATATgtcggatcggacgactatatcatatagctgccatacaaatgatcgataaatttttagaaaaaaaaattgaacttggctttttttcaacatatttctGTCATTTTTGAGAActggccattttttattattttagaagttcggttttaattttatgaaaatcaaacGACTATttttatagctgtcataggaacgatttaatataaaaaaattaatattataattatcaaggtatttttatctactctgagatatgatctttttttattatttcagaattttggtataaattttttgaaaatcggacaactatttcaaatagctgccatagaatcgatcggtagatgtagaaaaaatgtaaaactgtaactgccaaactgtaaacatattaaGTATAAGTGTTAtcaaactctgttttgtgcgtgttttcagcattgaaatttataatataaacatcaaaattaaattattatgtgctatgtataaaaatacaacCTTTATATagccttaaatttttttaattttttttaaatttaaccagaatggatctattcttaatgatccaattgcaaactgttttcttcttttccattaatttttcttaataatccaatagcaaactgcaagggtattcagctttctttcttgtttatttataaaatatcaaaatttaggtttgaatttttatgccCTTCCAGggtaatatatgtatatattgctTTCTTGTGTTTgaaaatatagatatagatattgccatttttcataattttagaatttagGTTTatcattttatgaaagtcgtgactatatcatatagctgccataggaacgaccAATAGATGTAGGGAAAAGTGTAAAGCTGCGAATGTAAAACAGtcaatattatatgtatagaaaaatgtaatgtaaattgatattaaaattgtttgtcttaatattattaaagtcaaattattatattctcTGCTAATGCTAAGTAGGGATTTAGTTTGACAGTATGATGCCATTCAATTCTAAGGTTTTACACAAGTTATTTAAATCGCAACGGTTTTGGTGCTGAATATTACTAAGTCGCGAAGCCTGATGATGATTGAGTTGTCGTTTGACACTTTATCTTGGTACTCCGCTTTAAAATCACAATACATATATGATTTGCTACATTTTCATGGGCGCGCCGCCCTCTGGGTGCTCATCTTTACCACGAGTTCTATTGTTTGTTACAGACAAACGGACACGGCTAAATCGACTCTACTGAGCAAGAATttactttataatttatacttCATACGACTTGAGTTATGCGGCGCAAGGTCCATACGTACTGAGTATATAAAGAAAGATGGCTAAGTTGTAGGGAACTAAATGTGATGTGTGCTTATAAATGAAACTGGATCGCTAGATTCAACAAAGCAgacatacatacgtacatatagGTTCATACAACCACGCATGCTTGTTTACAACTCCTGAACAACCCTTATTATGGGATAAGTTATTGGGACCATAAAACCCCTAGGaacggaaaaaattgccagcATCGCCGAAAATTGCAAAACTCCGCCACGGACAAAACTGGTTTTTGAACAAAAAGGTTCATTAATGCATTGTTAACCTGGTCCTTAAGGGATGCTGACTGGGATATGGCCTAAAATAGGGTTCAATGACCACGGCCCATAGACTTAGCGAATGGAGGCCAACAGGAGAGAGAACGTTGAAACAGATTGAATCTTTATTTATCTTGAATTctttaacttattttacttattttgtGAAAGCGCTaagtttaaagaaagaaaaaagacAATACCAGAAAAGGTCTACCAAGatgctaaaattaaaagacTTTAAACATGTAtcactttaatttatattgctTAAGGAgcgtaattaaaaattttgtacctttcagggtattatattttaaatctaaagattgcaacgcagtaaaggagacgtttccgaccctataaagtatcaAAAGCCGAGTCCATCCGTTCCTtcgcaaactagtctctcagctaattttgataaaattaaaaccaaaattctTAAGCAATACAAAATACGTAGATGAAAATATCTTGGAAAACagcgaagctataatttttttttaataatttttctatggcagctatgtatatgatttagtcgtccgatccgaccCGTTCCGATTCATATACTAATGAGAGTAGTCAGAAAACTGTCTGCAGTTGTTCCAGATAGTTTCTAAACTGAGGGACTTGTATTCACAGAAACGACAAaggacggacatggctagactGACTTTGCTTTTGATGATGATCtaaaatatactttatggggtcgaaaatgactccttcactgcgttgcaaacttctgattaaaattgtaataccATGCAAGGGAATAAAGAACATTGTAGATTGGAAATGGGGAAGTAAATGGAAAAAACCAGATATAAGACTAGATTAGTAGCTCGAGGATTTACACAAGAGTATCTTATAGATTATGACGAGACAATTGCTCCTGTTGCAAGagtattttagtttttatacccttgcagggtattataatttcagtcagaagtttgcaacgcagtgaaggagacgtttccgaccctataaagtatatgtatatattctcgatcagcatcaatagccgagtcgatctagccatgtccgtctgtccgtttctacgcaaactagtctctcagttttaaagctatctgaatgaaactttgcatatagtcttctatatactctcactgtctgaacgggccggatcggacgactatatcatatagctgccatataaatgatcgatacaattttagaaaaaaattataatttggctgttttttaacatttttgcatcatttttgagatatagcgattttatattattattcggttaaaattttatgaaaatcgggcgactatatcttatagatCCATAGAAACAATcaagaaattaatagaaaaaaaatataacttcgttgttttccaacgtattttcatcaaATATAAGCTTAgtttaatatttcagaattttggtataaattgtatgaaaatcggacaactatatcaaatagctgccatagaatcgatcggtaaatgtagagaaaatgtaaagctgggaatgtaaacaTTTGATTTTGCAACGGAGTTTGTTCTAGAGACGCTACTGTCAGTTGGTATATAGCTTTTCTACACGTATTCTACTATGCTCCACAAATATCGTTTATGAATACATtgaatataaacaattatttcaAAGTTAGAGACGA
Proteins encoded:
- the Mes2 gene encoding uncharacterized protein Mes2, whose amino-acid sequence is MAPVSAAAAVSSPTATHSLQDMSAAAAAIALDMKPRGECHPLLSSAALPSQKIKKLVRRNASDKLKLIQMVHDNPILWDSRLPNFKGAEEEKSRAWEHIGREFNAPGRRVARAFKSLRESYRRELAHVKLMGNGFKPKWSLYEAMDFLRDVIRERKGAAHATDLSLSAYAQLHNNNNNINNNTQCVVGATGKSTGLKVSSSFTESAAALNLSKCSSLNVSGDDYYCDYYVKPELDLSAGGGAGSSSSASSSGGGSGIPPTLPLPAHQHQAPNDSRVSSTRNEHQRHQRNYEDMDASSLRSGDEDAGHGSDAVEELDAIDADFPYPLILDSNSPVGTNAVDEVGLSCKRRRNGDQDGLEDGDADAIADGDDYEDQMLQQHRHLRQQQSSAVPEGLDLPPPQTVREVLNSKFCGFISAKLNSMEDSEADNLMNRILLLLVQMQQCEGAAK